CGGCTTCTTCCGTGACGCTTTTCCCGGCCTGATCGACCTGTTTGATTCCGCCGTACGCGCCGTCGCCGCCCTTGACGAGTCGGCTCAAACAAATCCTCTGGCGGACGGCGTAAAGCGTCAAGCCGGTGAATTGCGGGCTTCCGGCCTGTCCAAAGAGGAAGCGGAGCGCCGCGCCGCTTTTCGCGTTTTCGGCTCCAAGCCGGGAGCCTACGGCGCCGGGTTACAGGCTTTGATCGATGAGAAAGGCTGGACAAACGAAGGTGATCTTGCTCGCGCTTACATCGCCTGGGGAGGCTATGTTTACGGCGCCGCCGCCCATGGCGAGGCCGCTCACGGCCTGTTCGAGGAACGCCTCAGGAATACCGAAGCGGTGGTGCAAAACCAGGACAACCGCGAACATGATCTGCTCGATTCGGACGACTACTATCAATTTGAAGGAGGCATTGCCTCCGCCGTGCGCCATCTGTCGGGAAATCAGCCCGTTGTCTATCATAATGACCATTCCCGCCCGGAAACGCCTAGGATACGCACCTTGGAAGAAGAAGTCGCCCGCGTGGTCCGCGCCCGCGTGGTTAATCCGAAGTGGATCGAGGGAGTAATGCGTCACGGCTACAAGGGAGCCTTTGAAATGGCGGCGACCGTAGACTACCTGTTTGCCTTTGCCGCCACCGCGCTCTGTGTCAAAGATCATCACTTTGACGCCGTCTTTGAGGCTTACCTCAAGGACGATAAAGTTCGTGAGTTCATGGACAACAATAACCCGGCGGCGTTAAAGGAAATAAGCGAACGCCTGATCGAGGCGCAGGAAAGAGGCCTGTGGCGGCCCCGGCTGAACAGTACGCGCATGTTGCTGAACGAACTGGTGAAATAAAATTGGAGAGAGATACATGAGCGGGGAATTTGAAAAACCGGAAGAAGCGCCGGTGCGCATGGACCCGCCTCTGGTCCACAAAAAGTTGCAGGTAGTAGCCGTGGCGGCCTTGCTGGCGGCGCCCTTCATTTATGACAGCGGCGTCAAACAACTCGGCTGGACGCCGTTCATGGCGGTCGGACTGGCTATTAACGCCGGTTTTGTCTTCGCCGTCTTGTTGCACAGCTTCCCGTTAGTGATCGTCGGCATCAGCATGTTCCTGCTGTTGATGGCGAGTTTTGTCGGGGATATCGGTTACTGGCTTTCCGTGATTGCGGTAGTTGTCTATTTTCTGACGGCTTTCAGGCCGATGAAGAAGGCGGAGCCTGGAGTTCGGCGGTAATTTTCTATACCCTGGAAGGCATGATGGGAAACGTAGCGGCGGCGCCCGGCGAGACAGGAGTGATCAATTGTGATTTCGTGCCGATATTTGATCATCGGCATGACAAATTCGACACCCTGTACTGCTTTCCGAAAATGACCAAGGCGGACGGTTCGCTTGTGGCGGACGATGCGTTGCTGGGAGAAGGCAGCGGCGGCAGGGTCGTCAACGAGAAGCTGTTGATAAAAAATATGGAGGGAACGCTTCAGGCCGGGATGCAAAAGGCCAAACAGATAGCGGCTTCCGGCGAGGATATAAAAATCATCATCCCCATCAACGGACTGGCTTTATTGGTTAAGGCCGTCGCCGTTGAGTTCAGTAATATATGCAGACCCCTAGATGATGCGGTGCGCCAAGCCGTTATTTTTGAGGTGACGAACATAGTTGATGTGAACCGCATGTCGTTTCTCGATGACATCGCCATCGTGCTTTTCCCGTTCTGTCTTACTTACGGCATGCGGGTGTTGCCGTCGATGCGGGACTTCAGCATCTGCGCCACCTGCAACTATTCGGGCGTGGCTCTTGATCTTAAAAACAAGCCGTGGCCGGCGAAAGATGTCGGCGCCCATCTCACCAATTTCGCCAAGGCGACGGAGGCTAATCGACTGAAGGCGTATGTTCATGGCATCGCCACCCCGGAGCTTATGGCTGCGGCAATCGAGGCCGGCGTTCGCTTTATCGACGGCGCGGCGGTTAAAGGCCCCGGCCAGTGATGACGATATACAGTGGAGTTTGTGAATGAAAATTTCCGTCAAAAAAGTTGCCGCCGGCGTGTACTCCTTGAAATTTGATGATGCGGAGATCGTTCTTGAAAGCGATGAACTCAAGGAGCTGTTGCTCAATGTAACCAAGGTTCTGATCCCGGTCGGCATCCAGCCTGATAATTACGAGGAAAAAGCCAGGGAATTCATCAGTCATATCAAACACGCCGACAATGTCGGAATTCAGAAATTTATTATAGTCGCCGGAGAGGATGATATTATCGTTCTCCTCAAGACCGCCGAAAACGACAAGGAATTGCTGGAGAAATTCTACGGCAATATGAGTGACCGCTCACGCAAGATGATCACCGAAGATTTAAATTATAAATTTGAAAACGGGGTGCCGTCCGGCACGGTCAAATCGGCCTTTAATCGTCTTATCAAGACGGCTAAAAACCTTGAGAGCGAGGGTTCCATGATTTTTGAAAATATAGCATCAGGGATCGCCATCCGCGATCTTAAAGAGGGATAAACGGCAAGCCGCTCTAAGCCGCCCGCGCTGTCCTGGGTTGGCTCTTTTCCCTGCTGCCGGTTATGTAGGCTCTGGCGCAATGATCGGCGCAATAGGGCTTTTCCTGAAGCGTCGGGCGTCCACAAAAGTTAAATCCATCCGTTCCCGGATCGCCGTCCGGCCAATTGCACATGCCGGTCGTAAGGCTTTCCATTCCGATAATGGCGGCTTTCTGGGGTTTTTTCTGAACGGGGGACTTGCGATTCGACAATCCTAACCGGTGAATCTTGCCGATAACCGCATTTTTCGACACGCCGAGTCGGCGACCGATTTCGCTGGTCGGCAATCCCTCATCCCACAAAGCGATAAGCGCGCTGACGCGCAAAGGTATCCATTCAACTGTCATAATAATTTTTAGCGCGCTACCGCCCGTAAAGACCGATTACGCCGACGTTTCGCGAGCAATCCCCCTCTGGTTTTATTACAGGCCCCAATGAGCATGACCGGATGATTGTCTACTACATCTTCATAATGCGCGCAAGCATTATACCAGATATTGTGTTGATCGTAGGCATGAACAAACAAGTTCTCCCCTCTTTACCTCGGTTTGCGTATAATTGTCGGCATGACGAAATACCCTCAAAAGCCCCTGTCGGCTTGGGAAGAAGCGGCGGCGCGAAAGCAGGCGCGTATTGATCGGGGCGAATCCCTCTTCGACCCCTTTCTGACCTCTTGAAGCAAGAGGGAGGAATTTTTTCTATTCCCGATCTTCGATGCGCTCCATGTCGTCGTCGCTGAAGCCGAAGTGGTGGCCGATCTCGTGGATCAGCACATGACGCACGACATGAGCCAGTTCCTCGCCTGTTTCGCACCAGTAATCCAGGATCGGGCGATAATAAAGAAGGATCATATCGACATCGCCCGGTGTTTCGGCAACGCTCTTGCGATCCAGCGAAACTCCCCTGTAGAGGCCGAGCAGATCGAACGGACTGTCCAGCTCCATCTCCCTTTCGGTTTCGTCGTCGGGGAATTCCTCGACGCGGATCACCACGTCCTTGACATGACGGATCAGGTCGTCGGGGATCGTCTTCAACGCAGCGCGGGCAATCGCCTCGACATCGCCCATGCCGGGCGGCGTAGTGAATCTTTTACTCATCAGAAACTATTGATCAACTCGACGGACTGGGGGTTGACGGCGCGCTTTCCCTTGCGGATTTCAAAGTGAAGCTGAGGCTTGGCGACCGAGCCGGTAGAGCCGACCCTGGCAATGACCTGGCCCTTGCTGACCTGCTGGCCCCGCGCCACCAGCAACGTCTCGTTGTGAGCGTAGGCGGTGACCCAATCATCCGCGTGTTTGATCAGCAAAAGAAAGCCGAAGCCCCTGATCTCATTGCCGGCGTAGGCGACGACGCCGTTCTCCGCCGCCATGACCGGAGCGCCGCGAGGGGCCGCGATATTGACGCCGTCGTTATGCAGCCCCTTGGCCTTGGGGCCGAAGTCGGACAACACCGTACCCTTAACCGGCCATAAGAACCTCTTGCCGCTTTTCGGCGGCGGATCCGGAACCGCTTCCGGCTTTGCCAGCGGTTCAACAACCGGCGCGTTATTTGCCGCCGGGGCTTCTTCCAGCGGGGCGACGGTCACTACGGACGATTTTTCCGGCGGAGTAACTGCCACTACGGACGATTTTTCCGGCGGAGCGGCCGGCGCCGTTTCCATCTTCCCCCCACCCACCTTGGGTATGTGCAACCATTTTCCGACAATGATGGTGAAAGGAGGCTTGAGGTCATTGATGCGGGCCAATTCATACATGCCGATATTGTAGCGGATGGAAATGCCGGAAAGGGTGTCGCCGCGCACTATCAGATGCTTGATCTCGCCGGGCAGGATGATTCTCTGACCCGCCGTCAGACGGTAAGGCGGCGTCAGGTTATTGGCGTCGATAATGGCGCGCATGGAAACCCCATGGCGGCGGGATAGAATATAAACGGTGTCTTCACTGCCGGCGGTGACGACCAAAGCGCCGGAGTTGCTTGTTTCCATTGCCGGCGGTCGATTGACGTCGCGGGGCCGGTTTCCGGGAGGCGGCCATTCGGCCCAGCCGCATCCGGCCGGCGCCGCGCACACAAGCAGCAGGAAAAGAAAGCGCGACCTCATCTGGTTCCCTCTCCATCGACCAGGGGAACGAAGCGCACGGCGCCCAGGTCTTCGGTCTCGACGCCGTCATTGGTGCGACGAACCAGCTCAAGGCGTTGGTCATGGTCGCCGTCGCCTATCGGCGCCACCATCAGCCCGCCCACCGCAAGCTGTTCCAGCAGCAGAGGCGGCACGTCAATGGCGGCGGCGGTGACCATGATGCGGTCAAAGGGCGCCTGTTCCGGCCAGCCGAGGCTGCCGTCGCCGTGTATGGCCGTGATGTTGGTGAATCTTAGTTCCGTGAAGCGCTTCTCTGCCTCTTCAAGAAGAGGGGCGTGACGCTCGATGGTATAAAGGCGTCGGCACAGGCGGGCCAGAACCGACGCCTGATAACCTGATCCGGTGCCGATCTCCAGCACCTTCATGCGTTCGCCCACATCCAGGGCTTGGGTCATGCGGGCGACCACCATCGGCTGGCTTACCGTCTGATGGTGGCCGATGGGAAGGGCAACATTGTCAAAAGCCTTGGCGCTGAATGGTTCGGAAACGAAAAGTCGGCGCGGCACGCTTTCCATGGCCGCGAGCACCCGTAAATCGGTAATGCCGCCGCCGCGCAGCTCGGCCATCATGCGGGCCATGCCTGATTTCGCGTTCATTGAAACATGGCCTTCAAGGCTTTCAGCGACGGCTTGTGGGTAAGGTCGAGGAACAGCGGGGTCACCGAAATAGCGCCACGGCTCACCGCTTCCAGATCGGCGCCGGGCTTATAGTAATTCTCGGAGCGCTGGGCGCCGATCCAGAAATACGGCTGCCCACGCGGGTCGGCCCCCTCGGCGATTTGATCGCCTATTTTGCGCCGGCCTTGACAGGTGGCCTCGATGCCGGTGACCGACCCGGCGGCAACATCGGGAAAATTAACGTTAATCATCACGTTGCGGGGCCAATCGCCGGCGTACAGGCGCTTGATCACCGTCGCCGCCCATTCCTCGGCAACGGTCCATCGCGGGCCATGCCGGTCGTCGGTTATCTGACTGAAGGCAATGGAGAGGATGCCCAGCAAAGTTCCCTCCATGGCCGCCGCCACGGTTCCCGAATAGGTAACATCCTCGCCCAGGTTGGCGCCGCAGTTGATGCCGGAAAGCACCAGATCGGGACGGCGCTCACGCATGATTTTATTGATCCCCATCAACACGCAGTCGGTAGGAGTGCCGTCAACGGCGAAACGGCGGGCCGAAACCTTGCGGATGCGCAACGGCCGACGCAGGGTCAGCGAGTGACCGGCGCCGCTCTGTTCGCTTTCCGGAGCGACTACCCACACTTCGCCGGCGATAGAGCGGGCGATGCGCTCCAGCAGTTTCAGTCCGGGCGCGTTGATGCCGTCATCGTTGGTGATCAGAATCCGCGCCTGTTTGAGAGGTTTATCAGCCACCCGATATAACCTCCAAGCCGCCCATGTAGGGCCTCAAGACCGCCGGAATCCTGACCGAACCGTCTTCGTTCTGGTAGTTTTCCAGCACGGCGACCAGGGTGCGCCCGACAGCCAGGCCGGAGCCGTTAAGAGTATGGACGAAGCGTATTTCGCCGCCGCCCTCGGGCCGGAAGCGGGCCTTCATGCGACGGGCC
This portion of the Rhodospirillales bacterium RIFCSPLOWO2_02_FULL_58_16 genome encodes:
- a CDS encoding protein-L-isoaspartate O-methyltransferase; the protein is MNAKSGMARMMAELRGGGITDLRVLAAMESVPRRLFVSEPFSAKAFDNVALPIGHHQTVSQPMVVARMTQALDVGERMKVLEIGTGSGYQASVLARLCRRLYTIERHAPLLEEAEKRFTELRFTNITAIHGDGSLGWPEQAPFDRIMVTAAAIDVPPLLLEQLAVGGLMVAPIGDGDHDQRLELVRRTNDGVETEDLGAVRFVPLVDGEGTR
- a CDS encoding acetylglutamate kinase, whose protein sequence is MSKRFTTPPGMGDVEAIARAALKTIPDDLIRHVKDVVIRVEEFPDDETEREMELDSPFDLLGLYRGVSLDRKSVAETPGDVDMILLYYRPILDYWCETGEELAHVVRHVLIHEIGHHFGFSDDDMERIEDRE
- a CDS encoding 5'/3'-nucleotidase SurE, which codes for MADKPLKQARILITNDDGINAPGLKLLERIARSIAGEVWVVAPESEQSGAGHSLTLRRPLRIRKVSARRFAVDGTPTDCVLMGINKIMRERRPDLVLSGINCGANLGEDVTYSGTVAAAMEGTLLGILSIAFSQITDDRHGPRWTVAEEWAATVIKRLYAGDWPRNVMINVNFPDVAAGSVTGIEATCQGRRKIGDQIAEGADPRGQPYFWIGAQRSENYYKPGADLEAVSRGAISVTPLFLDLTHKPSLKALKAMFQ